One genomic window of Cupriavidus oxalaticus includes the following:
- the yihA gene encoding ribosome biogenesis GTP-binding protein YihA/YsxC yields the protein MSLLHQARFFITVNHLRDLPATAVPEVAFAGRSNAGKSTAINILCNQKRLAFSSRTPGRTQHINYFTVAPVKAPDPQAFLVDLPGYGYAEVSGSAKYHWQGLLSDYVQTRPQLSGLILMMDARRPFTDLDCQMVEWFLPTGKPIHVLLTKADKLTNSENAKALRETRKMLQGYAEQLETPVPLTAQLFSSLKRRGIEEAQGVIAGWLNLPEAQKNAAQDGATAPTAAEPPATTDPAA from the coding sequence ATGTCCCTACTCCACCAGGCCCGCTTCTTCATTACCGTCAACCACCTGCGCGACCTGCCCGCCACGGCCGTGCCCGAAGTAGCGTTCGCCGGCCGCTCCAACGCCGGCAAGTCCACCGCCATCAACATCCTGTGCAACCAGAAGCGGCTGGCGTTTTCCTCGCGCACGCCCGGGCGCACGCAGCACATCAACTATTTCACGGTGGCCCCGGTCAAGGCACCGGACCCGCAGGCATTCCTGGTCGACCTGCCGGGCTACGGTTATGCAGAGGTGTCGGGCTCGGCCAAATACCACTGGCAGGGCCTGCTCAGCGACTACGTGCAGACGCGGCCGCAACTCTCGGGACTGATCCTGATGATGGATGCGCGCCGTCCGTTCACCGATCTCGATTGCCAGATGGTCGAGTGGTTCCTGCCCACCGGCAAGCCGATCCACGTTCTGCTGACCAAAGCCGACAAGCTCACCAACAGCGAGAACGCCAAGGCGCTGCGCGAGACGCGCAAGATGCTGCAGGGCTACGCAGAGCAGCTGGAAACGCCGGTGCCCCTGACCGCACAGCTGTTTTCGAGCCTCAAGCGTCGCGGCATCGAAGAAGCGCAGGGCGTGATCGCCGGCTGGCTCAACCTGCCGGAAGCGCAGAAGAACGCGGCGCAGGACGGTGCCACGGCACCAACGGCGGCTGAACCTCCTGCCACCACAGACCCTGCGGCATAA
- the hemB gene encoding porphobilinogen synthase, protein MSTFPEYRPRRMRRDDFSRRMMREHRLSPDNLIYPVFILDGQNQRQSVASMPGVERVSVDLLMPVAEDCVKLGIPVLALFPVIDPSLKTPDGIEAINPDGLVPRAVRALKDRFPELGVLCDVALDPYTSHGQDGVLDENGYVINDTTVEILVRQALAQADAGVDIVAPSDMMDGRIGAVRTALEDNGHIHTRIMAYSAKYASAFYGPFRDAVGSAANLGKGNKMTYQMDPANTDEALREVAQDILEGADMVMVKPGMPYLDIVRRVKDEFRFPTYVYQVSGEYAMLKAAAQNGWLDHDKVMMESLLAFRRAGADGILTYFARDAARLLAA, encoded by the coding sequence ATGTCGACCTTCCCCGAGTACCGCCCGCGCCGCATGCGCCGCGACGATTTCTCCCGCCGCATGATGCGCGAACATCGCCTGTCGCCGGACAACCTGATCTACCCGGTGTTCATCCTCGACGGCCAGAACCAGCGCCAGTCCGTGGCGTCGATGCCGGGCGTCGAGCGGGTCTCCGTGGACCTGCTGATGCCGGTGGCCGAAGATTGCGTCAAGCTCGGCATCCCGGTGCTCGCGCTGTTCCCGGTGATCGACCCCTCGCTGAAAACGCCCGATGGCATCGAGGCCATCAATCCCGACGGCCTGGTGCCGCGCGCGGTGCGGGCGCTGAAAGACCGCTTTCCCGAACTCGGCGTGCTCTGCGACGTTGCGCTCGACCCCTACACCAGCCACGGCCAGGACGGCGTGCTGGATGAAAACGGCTACGTCATCAACGACACCACCGTGGAGATCCTGGTGCGCCAGGCGCTGGCCCAGGCCGACGCGGGCGTCGATATCGTGGCCCCGTCCGACATGATGGACGGCCGCATCGGCGCGGTGCGCACGGCGCTGGAAGACAACGGCCACATCCATACCCGCATCATGGCCTACTCGGCCAAGTACGCATCGGCCTTCTACGGCCCCTTCCGCGATGCAGTGGGCTCGGCCGCCAACCTGGGCAAGGGCAACAAGATGACCTACCAGATGGACCCGGCCAACACCGACGAAGCGCTGCGCGAAGTGGCGCAGGACATCCTCGAAGGCGCCGACATGGTGATGGTCAAGCCCGGCATGCCTTACCTCGATATCGTGCGCCGCGTGAAGGACGAGTTCCGCTTCCCGACCTACGTCTACCAGGTCAGCGGCGAGTACGCGATGCTGAAGGCCGCCGCGCAGAACGGCTGGCTCGACCACGACAAGGTCATGATGGAATCGCTGCTGGCCTTCCGCCGCGCCGGCGCCGACGGCATCCTGACCTATTTCGCACGCGACGCCGCGCGCCTGCTGGCCGCCTGA
- a CDS encoding magnesium transporter CorA family protein, with protein MELLGFSASQVHPLASLTEAASFLGGNAAALFVWADFSTEEVTAAPDAWRENVRQLAGASVLDLHLADATNAAHPSYFDTTNAYDMVIFRKLTFETSRAIAEAEPQEATPANAPRASGDATTARARRYPPGFLPALAKIDTQPVTFFVFDTLLVTVRNGPSRTVDQVRQRLLELCQAPRPQASPARGNGQTLLHGVRPPNRPEDLMLRLLNAMVDRYLELRAPLTRQLDRWQRALLNSRRSFSSWEGLLDARIQLRKLEHLSEEQRDALQEFRDSLLDNRYSSDQHGTPVDVPGRDELLLVRINDVMEHIQRVLAHARRLEDSIESAVQIHFSAVAHRTNRTMRMLTLITALFMPLTLITGIFGMNFERMPWLQAPDGFWWSIGLMGAVVVVLGALWAVARQLEH; from the coding sequence ATGGAACTGCTCGGCTTCTCGGCCAGCCAGGTACACCCGCTCGCCTCGCTGACCGAAGCGGCCAGCTTCCTCGGCGGCAATGCCGCCGCGCTGTTCGTCTGGGCGGACTTTTCCACCGAGGAAGTCACGGCTGCCCCGGACGCCTGGCGCGAGAACGTGCGCCAGCTCGCCGGCGCTTCGGTCCTCGACCTGCACCTGGCCGACGCCACCAATGCCGCGCATCCGTCGTATTTCGACACGACCAACGCGTATGACATGGTGATCTTCCGCAAGCTGACCTTCGAGACCAGCCGCGCGATCGCCGAGGCCGAGCCGCAGGAGGCAACGCCGGCCAATGCGCCCAGAGCGTCTGGCGATGCGACGACGGCGCGTGCGCGCCGGTATCCGCCCGGCTTCCTGCCCGCACTGGCCAAAATCGATACGCAGCCGGTCACGTTCTTCGTCTTCGATACGCTGCTGGTCACGGTACGCAACGGCCCGTCGCGCACCGTCGACCAGGTGCGCCAGCGCCTGCTCGAGCTCTGCCAGGCGCCGCGGCCGCAGGCGTCGCCCGCGCGCGGCAACGGCCAGACGCTGCTGCACGGCGTGCGCCCGCCCAACCGGCCCGAGGATCTGATGCTGCGCCTGCTCAATGCGATGGTGGACCGCTATCTGGAACTGCGCGCCCCGCTGACGCGCCAGCTCGACCGCTGGCAGCGCGCGCTGCTGAACTCGCGCCGCAGTTTTTCCAGTTGGGAGGGGCTGCTCGACGCGCGCATCCAGCTGCGCAAGCTGGAGCACCTGAGCGAGGAACAGCGCGACGCGCTGCAGGAATTCCGCGACAGCCTGCTCGACAACCGCTACAGCAGCGACCAGCACGGCACCCCGGTAGATGTCCCGGGTCGCGACGAACTGTTGCTGGTGCGCATCAACGACGTGATGGAACATATCCAGCGCGTGCTCGCGCATGCGCGGCGGCTGGAGGATTCAATCGAGTCGGCGGTGCAGATCCACTTTTCGGCGGTGGCCCACCGCACCAACCGCACCATGCGCATGCTGACGCTGATCACGGCGCTGTTCATGCCGCTGACGCTGATCACCGGCATCTTCGGCATGAATTTCGAGCGCATGCCCTGGCTGCAGGCGCCGGACGGATTCTGGTGGTCGATCGGCCTGATGGGGGCGGTGGTGGTGGTGCTGGGCGCGCTGTGGGCCGTGGCGCGGCAGCTGGAGCACTAG
- the dsbD gene encoding protein-disulfide reductase DsbD, whose amino-acid sequence MNIGLALPERARGLVQARHIAAGLLAVLAWLCLAGAALAATEDDFLPPEQAFRFAARQIDDNTVEVRFDVAPGYYMYRERFAFATEPAAVKLGTPDLPHGKVKFDDTFGKEMETYRDSVTIRVPVAAAPADGKWTLTVTSQGCADKGLCYPPMESVYKVGGTGLADLFGKRGRSDATAAAPLQAQPAQPAAAASLRADDSDRIAGALASRNMGLIAALFFGLGLLLTFTPCVLPMVPILSSIVIGEHVTRSRALVVSLAYVLGMAVVYTAVGVAAGLLGEGLSAALQTPWVLGLFAALMVALALSMFGLYELQLPQRWQARLTESSNRRQGGQVAGAAAMGAISALIVGPCVTAPLAGALAYIAQTRDAVIGGAALFAMAIGMGVPLVLVGVGAGNLLPRAGRWMEVTKRFFGFLLLGVALWMLGPVLPAWTTMLLLAALLLVAAVFLGAFDGLGADPRNLARVGKGLGVLFAIAAAIVLIGVASGGRDPLQPLSHLSAGRGGVESAGAAQAVRFERVRSVAELDARVAQAAAAGKPVLLDFYADWCVSCKEMERMTFVDPRVRARLSEIVLLQADVTANNADDKALLKRFGLFGPPGIILFGSDGRERPVRVIGYQSANRFLESLERAFGKRTST is encoded by the coding sequence ATGAACATCGGTTTGGCACTTCCGGAGCGGGCACGCGGGCTGGTTCAGGCGCGGCATATTGCCGCAGGCCTGCTGGCGGTACTGGCCTGGCTTTGCCTGGCTGGTGCGGCGCTGGCGGCAACGGAGGACGACTTCCTGCCGCCGGAGCAAGCCTTCCGCTTCGCCGCGCGCCAGATCGACGACAACACCGTGGAGGTGCGTTTCGATGTCGCGCCCGGCTACTACATGTACCGGGAGCGATTCGCCTTTGCGACGGAGCCTGCCGCCGTGAAGCTCGGCACGCCGGACCTCCCGCACGGCAAGGTCAAGTTCGACGACACCTTCGGCAAGGAGATGGAGACGTACCGGGACAGCGTGACCATCCGCGTGCCGGTGGCGGCGGCGCCGGCGGACGGCAAGTGGACGCTGACGGTCACCTCGCAGGGCTGCGCCGACAAGGGCCTGTGCTATCCACCGATGGAAAGCGTCTACAAGGTCGGTGGCACCGGCCTGGCCGACCTGTTCGGCAAGCGCGGGCGCTCCGATGCGACCGCTGCCGCCCCGCTGCAGGCCCAGCCAGCCCAGCCGGCTGCCGCCGCATCGCTGCGTGCCGACGACTCCGACCGCATCGCCGGCGCGCTGGCGAGCCGCAACATGGGCCTGATCGCGGCGCTCTTCTTCGGCCTGGGCCTGCTGCTGACCTTCACGCCGTGCGTGCTGCCGATGGTGCCGATCCTGTCGTCGATCGTCATCGGCGAGCATGTCACGCGCAGCCGTGCGCTGGTGGTGTCGCTGGCCTATGTACTGGGCATGGCGGTGGTGTACACCGCCGTCGGCGTGGCTGCAGGGCTGCTGGGCGAAGGCCTGTCGGCCGCGCTGCAGACGCCATGGGTGCTGGGCCTGTTCGCCGCGCTGATGGTGGCGCTGGCACTGTCGATGTTCGGCCTGTACGAGCTGCAGCTGCCGCAGCGCTGGCAGGCGCGGCTGACGGAATCGTCCAACCGCCGCCAGGGTGGTCAGGTGGCTGGCGCGGCAGCGATGGGCGCGATCTCCGCGCTGATCGTCGGGCCCTGCGTGACCGCGCCGCTGGCGGGGGCGCTGGCCTATATCGCGCAGACGCGCGATGCGGTCATCGGTGGCGCAGCGCTGTTTGCGATGGCGATCGGCATGGGCGTGCCGCTGGTGCTGGTGGGCGTGGGTGCGGGCAACCTGCTGCCGCGCGCAGGCCGCTGGATGGAGGTGACCAAGCGCTTCTTCGGCTTCCTGCTGCTGGGGGTGGCGTTGTGGATGCTCGGGCCGGTGCTGCCGGCATGGACGACGATGCTGCTTTTGGCGGCATTGCTGCTGGTGGCCGCGGTGTTCCTCGGCGCCTTTGACGGGCTCGGGGCCGATCCGCGCAACCTGGCGCGCGTGGGCAAGGGGCTTGGTGTCTTGTTCGCGATCGCCGCGGCCATCGTGCTGATCGGCGTGGCGTCGGGCGGGCGCGATCCGCTGCAGCCGTTGTCGCACCTGAGCGCAGGCCGCGGTGGTGTGGAAAGCGCGGGCGCCGCTCAGGCGGTGCGCTTCGAGCGCGTGCGCAGCGTCGCGGAACTGGATGCCCGCGTGGCGCAGGCCGCCGCGGCCGGCAAGCCGGTGCTGCTCGATTTTTATGCCGACTGGTGCGTCAGCTGCAAGGAAATGGAGCGCATGACCTTCGTCGACCCGCGCGTGCGCGCGCGGCTGTCCGAGATCGTGCTGCTGCAGGCGGATGTGACCGCCAACAATGCCGACGACAAGGCGCTGCTCAAGCGCTTCGGGCTGTTCGGGCCGCCGGGGATCATCCTGTTCGGATCGGATGGACGCGAGCGGCCGGTGCGGGTGATTGGCTACCAGTCGGCCAACCGCTTCCTGGAGAGCCTGGAGCGCGCCTTCGGCAAGCGCACCAGCACCTGA
- the cutA gene encoding divalent-cation tolerance protein CutA: MPDASKSPDPAEVLVVITNTPDAETAARLSRTVLEARAAACVNRLAPVESEYWWQGVLEQAREWPLLIKTTRARYAALEAVIRQHHPYDVPEIIAVPVTAGFAPYLAWVGSETDTGAQAAG; this comes from the coding sequence ATGCCCGATGCCAGCAAGTCACCCGACCCCGCGGAGGTGCTCGTGGTGATCACCAATACCCCTGATGCCGAGACGGCAGCGCGGCTGTCCCGGACAGTGCTGGAGGCGCGCGCGGCGGCCTGCGTGAACCGTCTGGCCCCGGTGGAATCCGAGTACTGGTGGCAAGGCGTGCTGGAGCAGGCGCGCGAATGGCCGCTGCTGATCAAGACCACGCGCGCGCGCTACGCTGCACTCGAGGCCGTGATCCGGCAACATCACCCCTATGACGTGCCGGAGATCATCGCCGTGCCGGTGACGGCGGGCTTTGCACCGTACCTGGCGTGGGTTGGCAGCGAGACGGATACCGGCGCGCAGGCGGCGGGATAA
- the rplQ gene encoding 50S ribosomal protein L17, whose product MRHRHGLRKLNRTSSHRLAMLRNMSNSLFQHELIKTTVPKAKELRKVVEPLITLAKKDTVANRRLAFARLRDRDMVTKLFTELGPRYATRPGGYTRILKFGFRQGDNAPMALVELVDRPEITEAPAEEAAE is encoded by the coding sequence ATGCGTCACCGTCATGGTCTGCGGAAACTGAACCGCACCTCGTCGCACCGCCTCGCGATGCTGCGCAACATGTCCAACTCGCTGTTCCAGCACGAGCTGATCAAGACCACCGTGCCCAAGGCCAAGGAACTGCGCAAGGTCGTCGAGCCGCTGATCACGCTGGCCAAGAAGGACACCGTTGCCAACCGCCGCCTGGCCTTCGCCCGCCTGCGCGACCGCGACATGGTCACCAAGCTGTTCACCGAACTGGGCCCGCGCTACGCCACCCGCCCGGGCGGCTACACGCGTATCCTGAAGTTCGGCTTCCGTCAGGGCGACAATGCGCCGATGGCGCTGGTCGAACTGGTGGATCGCCCGGAAATCACCGAAGCCCCGGCCGAAGAAGCCGCGGAATAA
- a CDS encoding DNA-directed RNA polymerase subunit alpha, which produces MQTALLKPKIIAVEPLGDHHAKVVMEPFERGYGHTLGNALRRVLLSSMVGYAPTEVTIAGVVHEYSTIDGVQEDVVNLLLNLKGVVFKLHNRDEVTVSLRKDGEGVVTAADIELPHDVEIINPNHVIAHLSAGGKLDMQIKVEQGRGYVPGNVRKFGDESGKVIGRIVLDASFSPVRRVSYAVESARVEQRTDLDKLVMNIETDGVISPEEAIRQSARILVDQLSVFAALEGTESAAEAASSRTPQIDPILLRPVDDLELTVRSANCLKAENIYYIGDLIQRTENELLKTPNLGRKSLNEIKEVLASRGLTLGMKLENWPPAGLEK; this is translated from the coding sequence ATGCAAACAGCACTCCTCAAGCCAAAAATCATCGCCGTCGAGCCTCTGGGCGACCATCACGCCAAAGTCGTGATGGAGCCGTTCGAGCGCGGCTACGGCCATACGCTCGGTAACGCCCTGCGTCGCGTGCTGCTGTCGTCGATGGTCGGCTATGCCCCGACCGAAGTCACGATCGCTGGGGTGGTCCACGAGTATTCCACCATCGACGGCGTGCAGGAAGATGTCGTCAACCTGCTGCTCAACCTGAAGGGCGTGGTGTTCAAGCTGCACAACCGTGATGAAGTCACGGTGTCGCTGCGCAAGGATGGCGAAGGCGTTGTCACGGCTGCCGATATCGAGCTGCCGCACGACGTCGAGATCATCAACCCGAACCACGTGATCGCCCACCTGTCGGCCGGCGGCAAGCTGGACATGCAGATCAAGGTCGAGCAGGGCCGTGGCTACGTGCCGGGCAACGTGCGCAAGTTCGGCGACGAGTCGGGCAAGGTCATCGGCCGCATCGTGCTGGACGCCTCGTTCTCGCCGGTGCGCCGCGTGTCGTACGCCGTTGAATCCGCTCGCGTGGAGCAGCGTACCGATCTGGACAAGCTGGTGATGAACATCGAAACCGATGGCGTGATCTCGCCCGAGGAAGCGATCCGCCAGTCGGCCCGCATCCTGGTCGACCAGCTGTCCGTGTTCGCCGCGCTGGAAGGCACCGAGTCGGCAGCCGAGGCTGCTTCGAGCCGCACGCCGCAGATCGATCCGATCCTGCTGCGCCCGGTCGACGACCTGGAGCTGACAGTGCGTTCGGCCAACTGCCTGAAGGCCGAGAACATCTACTACATCGGCGACCTGATCCAGCGTACCGAGAACGAGCTGCTGAAGACCCCGAACCTGGGTCGCAAGTCGCTCAACGAGATCAAGGAAGTCCTCGCCTCGCGTGGCCTGACCCTCGGCATGAAGCTCGAGAACTGGCCGCCCGCAGGTCTGGAAAAGTAA
- the rpsD gene encoding 30S ribosomal protein S4, with the protein MARYTGPKAKLSRREGTDLFLKSSRRSLADKCKLDSKPGQHGRTSGARTSDYGNQLREKQKVKRIYGVLERQFRRYFAEADRRKGNTGENLLQLLESRLDNVVYRMGFGSTRAEARQLVSHKAILVNGQTLNVPSAQIKSGDIIAIREQSKKQVRIAEALSLAEQSGFPTWVAVDAKKFEGTFKQVPDRADISGDINESLIVELYSR; encoded by the coding sequence GTGGCACGTTATACCGGCCCGAAGGCCAAACTTTCCCGCCGTGAAGGCACCGACCTGTTCCTGAAGAGCTCGCGCCGCTCGCTGGCCGACAAGTGCAAGCTGGACAGCAAGCCGGGCCAGCATGGCCGCACCTCGGGTGCACGCACCTCGGACTACGGCAACCAGCTGCGCGAAAAGCAGAAGGTCAAGCGCATCTACGGCGTGCTCGAGCGCCAGTTCCGCCGCTACTTCGCCGAAGCCGATCGCCGCAAGGGCAACACCGGCGAAAACCTGCTGCAACTGCTGGAATCGCGCCTGGACAACGTGGTGTACCGCATGGGCTTCGGCTCGACCCGCGCTGAAGCGCGCCAGCTGGTTTCGCACAAGGCGATCCTGGTGAACGGTCAGACCCTGAACGTGCCGTCGGCCCAGATCAAGTCGGGCGACATCATCGCCATCCGCGAGCAGTCGAAGAAGCAAGTCCGTATCGCCGAAGCGCTGTCGCTGGCCGAGCAGTCGGGCTTCCCGACCTGGGTTGCCGTGGATGCCAAGAAATTCGAAGGTACCTTCAAGCAAGTTCCGGATCGCGCCGATATCTCTGGCGACATCAACGAAAGCCTGATCGTCGAACTGTACTCGCGTTAA
- the rpsK gene encoding 30S ribosomal protein S11: MAKGPNNAARARKKVKKNVADGIAHVHASFNNTIITITDRQGNALSWATAGGQGFKGSRKSTPFAAQVAAENAGRVAQDQGIKNLEVRIKGPGPGRESAVRALNALGIKIAIIEDVTPIPHNGCRPPKRRRI, from the coding sequence ATGGCAAAAGGTCCGAATAACGCCGCTCGCGCGCGTAAGAAGGTCAAGAAGAACGTTGCCGACGGCATTGCGCACGTCCACGCCTCGTTCAACAACACCATCATCACGATCACCGACCGTCAGGGCAATGCCCTGTCGTGGGCGACCGCCGGTGGCCAGGGCTTCAAGGGTTCGCGCAAGTCGACCCCGTTCGCTGCCCAGGTTGCTGCCGAGAACGCCGGCCGCGTGGCGCAAGACCAGGGCATCAAGAACCTGGAAGTGCGCATCAAGGGCCCTGGCCCTGGCCGTGAGTCGGCTGTCCGCGCGCTGAACGCGCTGGGCATCAAGATCGCGATCATCGAAGACGTCACGCCGATTCCGCACAACGGCTGCCGTCCGCCGAAGCGCCGCCGCATCTAA
- the rpsM gene encoding 30S ribosomal protein S13, with product MARIAGVNIPNHKHTEIGLTAIYGIGRSRARKICEATGVPFDKKVKDLTDADLEKLRDEVGKVTVEGDLRRETTMNIKRLMDLGCYRGMRHRKGLPMRGQRTRTNARTRKGPRKAGVALKK from the coding sequence ATGGCACGTATCGCAGGGGTTAACATCCCGAACCACAAGCATACCGAAATCGGCCTGACCGCCATTTACGGTATCGGCCGCTCGCGCGCCCGCAAGATTTGCGAGGCCACCGGTGTACCGTTTGACAAGAAGGTCAAGGATCTGACCGACGCCGACCTGGAAAAGCTTCGTGACGAAGTGGGCAAGGTCACGGTCGAGGGTGACCTGCGTCGTGAAACCACGATGAACATCAAGCGTCTGATGGACCTTGGTTGCTATCGTGGCATGCGTCACCGCAAGGGCCTGCCCATGCGCGGTCAGCGTACCCGTACCAACGCACGTACCCGCAAGGGTCCGCGCAAGGCCGGCGTGGCTCTGAAGAAGTAA
- the rpmJ gene encoding 50S ribosomal protein L36: MKVLASVKRICRNCKIIKRNGVVRVICSSDPRHKQRQG, translated from the coding sequence ATGAAAGTGCTGGCTTCTGTTAAGCGCATTTGCCGCAACTGCAAAATCATCAAGCGCAACGGTGTCGTGCGCGTGATCTGCTCGTCGGATCCCCGCCACAAGCAACGCCAAGGCTAA
- the infA gene encoding translation initiation factor IF-1: MAKDDVIQMQGQVLENLPNATFRVKLENGHVVLGHISGKMRMNYIRILPGDKVTVELTPYDLSRARIVFRTK; encoded by the coding sequence ATGGCAAAAGACGACGTCATCCAGATGCAGGGCCAGGTCCTGGAGAACCTGCCCAATGCGACGTTCCGAGTCAAGCTGGAGAATGGCCATGTAGTGCTGGGCCACATCTCCGGCAAGATGAGAATGAACTACATCCGGATTCTTCCGGGTGACAAGGTGACGGTCGAGCTGACCCCATATGATCTGTCGCGCGCACGAATCGTCTTCCGGACGAAGTGA
- the secY gene encoding preprotein translocase subunit SecY, translated as MATAKPNASAQARNTAKYGDLKRRLMFLVLALIVYRIGAHIPVPGIDPEQLAKLFQSQSGGILGMFNLFSGGALSRFTVFALGIMPYISASIIMQLLTIVLPQLESLKKEGQAGQRKITQYTRYGTVVLATFQALSIAVALESQPGLVLDPGLMFRATAVITLVTGTMFLMWLGEQITERGLGNGISIIIFGGIAAGLPNAIGGLFELVRTGSMSIIAAIFIVAIVIGVTFAVVFVERGQRKILVNYAKRQVGNKVYGGQSSHLPLKLNMAGVIPPIFASSIILFPATIAGWFTSDATGSVGGFIKDLAATLSPGQPVYILLYAAAIVFFCFFYTALVYNSREVADNLKKSGAFIPGIRPGEQTTRYIDKILVRLTLAGAIYITLVCLLPEFLVLRWNVPFYFGGTSLLIIVVVTMDFMAQVQSYVMSQQYESLLKKANFKGNLTLR; from the coding sequence TTGGCCACGGCGAAACCCAATGCAAGCGCGCAAGCCAGGAACACGGCGAAGTACGGCGACCTCAAGCGCCGGCTGATGTTTCTGGTGCTGGCCCTGATCGTGTACCGCATCGGCGCTCATATTCCGGTGCCCGGTATCGATCCGGAGCAGCTTGCGAAGCTTTTCCAGAGTCAGTCGGGTGGCATCCTCGGGATGTTCAACCTGTTCTCGGGCGGGGCGCTGTCGCGCTTTACCGTCTTCGCGCTCGGCATCATGCCGTACATCTCGGCGTCGATCATCATGCAGTTGCTGACGATCGTGCTGCCGCAGCTGGAGTCGCTGAAGAAGGAAGGGCAGGCAGGCCAGCGCAAGATCACGCAGTACACGCGCTACGGCACCGTGGTCCTGGCCACGTTCCAGGCGCTGTCGATTGCGGTGGCGCTGGAGTCGCAGCCGGGGCTGGTGCTGGATCCTGGCCTGATGTTCCGGGCCACGGCGGTGATCACGCTGGTGACCGGTACGATGTTCCTGATGTGGCTGGGTGAGCAGATCACCGAGCGGGGTCTGGGCAACGGCATCTCGATCATCATCTTCGGCGGTATCGCGGCGGGCCTGCCCAACGCGATCGGCGGACTGTTCGAACTGGTCCGCACGGGTTCCATGAGCATCATCGCGGCGATCTTCATCGTGGCGATCGTGATCGGTGTGACCTTCGCAGTGGTGTTCGTCGAGCGTGGCCAGCGCAAGATCCTGGTGAACTATGCCAAGCGTCAGGTCGGCAACAAGGTGTACGGCGGACAGTCGTCGCACCTGCCGCTGAAGCTGAACATGGCAGGGGTGATTCCGCCGATCTTCGCGTCGTCGATCATCCTGTTCCCGGCAACGATCGCGGGCTGGTTCACGTCTGACGCGACTGGATCGGTGGGCGGGTTCATCAAGGACCTGGCTGCCACGCTGTCGCCGGGCCAGCCGGTCTACATCCTGCTGTACGCTGCTGCGATTGTATTTTTCTGCTTCTTCTACACGGCCCTGGTCTACAACAGCCGTGAAGTGGCAGACAACCTGAAGAAAAGCGGTGCCTTCATTCCGGGCATTCGTCCGGGCGAGCAGACGACGCGCTATATCGACAAGATCCTGGTGCGTTTGACGCTGGCTGGTGCGATCTACATCACACTGGTCTGCCTGTTGCCGGAATTCCTGGTGCTGCGCTGGAACGTTCCGTTCTATTTCGGCGGAACCTCCCTGCTGATCATCGTGGTCGTCACGATGGACTTCATGGCCCAGGTTCAGTCCTATGTCATGTCGCAGCAGTATGAGTCGCTGCTGAAGAAGGCGAATTTCAAGGGTAATCTGACCTTGCGCTGA
- the rplO gene encoding 50S ribosomal protein L15 — protein MQLNNLKPAAGSKHAKRRVGRGIGSGLGKTAGRGHKGQKSRSGGFHKVGFEGGQMPLYRRLPKRGFTSLTKAFTAEVTLRDIERLEAAEVDLLVLKQAGLVSDLVKSAKVIKAGELTRKVTIKGLGATAGAKAAIEAAGGQIAA, from the coding sequence ATGCAACTGAACAACCTGAAACCGGCTGCCGGTTCGAAGCACGCCAAGCGTCGCGTCGGCCGCGGTATCGGCTCCGGCCTGGGCAAGACTGCCGGTCGCGGTCACAAGGGTCAGAAGTCGCGTTCGGGCGGCTTCCACAAGGTGGGTTTCGAAGGCGGTCAAATGCCGCTGTATCGTCGCCTGCCGAAGCGCGGCTTCACCTCGCTGACCAAGGCGTTCACCGCCGAAGTCACGCTGCGTGACATCGAGCGCCTGGAAGCGGCCGAAGTCGACCTGCTGGTTCTGAAGCAGGCTGGCCTGGTCAGCGACCTGGTCAAGAGCGCCAAGGTCATCAAGGCCGGCGAGCTGACCCGCAAGGTGACGATCAAGGGTCTGGGCGCCACCGCTGGCGCCAAGGCCGCGATCGAAGCCGCTGGCGGCCAGATCGCAGCCTGA
- the rpmD gene encoding 50S ribosomal protein L30, protein MSQKTVKVQLVRSLIGTREDHRATVRGLGLRRINSVSELQDTPAVRGMINKVSYLVKVLA, encoded by the coding sequence ATGTCGCAGAAAACCGTAAAAGTGCAACTCGTGCGCAGCCTGATCGGCACGCGCGAGGATCATCGCGCCACCGTTCGTGGCCTGGGCCTGCGCCGCATCAACTCGGTGTCGGAGCTGCAGGACACGCCCGCCGTGCGCGGCATGATCAACAAGGTCTCGTACCTGGTGAAGGTTCTGGCCTGA